The DNA window GCATTCGGCGAAGCGAACGGAAGCGGGGGACGAGGAGGTGGCGGAGGAAGTGTCTGCTGCTGTGTGACGGGGATATCCGTTATCGAAATCGTGTTTTCGGCTCTCGTAATCAGGCGGTGCTCCATCTCATCCAGCGGGAAGAATGCAAATGCGGAGATGACGAGCATCAACGCAACAACCAGCGATACTTCGAAATACCGCCGTGTTTTCCCTTTGATATTCGCCCGGGATTTTTTGTGAACTGCCATGCTCTCATCCTCCTTCCTGATTCGGGGAAATCGTTGCATCCCGAATACCGTGTCCCGGAAGGGAGGAGTGTGCGAACAACGGCCGGACCGTCATCGGCCGGCCGAAATTCGCGATACTATCTATGCTCTTCCCGGTGAGTGCCGGGAGGGAACGGGATGTCTAGTTGAGACGGAAGCGTACGGGCACGGAGACCTTGACGTTCACCGGCTTGCCACGCTGGAGGCCGGGATTGAAGGTGACTTTCTTGACTGCTTCCATAGCAGCTTCGTCACAACCACCGCCGATGCCGCGCATGACCTCGGTACCGGTGACCTTGCCATCCTTGTTCACGTAGGCAAGAACGACGACGGTACCTTCCACGCCTGCACGAATCGCGAGATCGGGGTATACGAGATGCTTGCGTACGGCATCGAGTCCGCCAATAATCGTCGGGGGATCTTCCACGACCTCAAAGTACACTTCCTCTTCCTCTACCTGCTTCTGTGCGGGAGGGGCTGCGGGAGCTTCCATCGTCGCTTCGAGATCGATTTCCGAACTGATGTCGATATCATCAATGGCATCAGCGCTGGGAGCCTCGATGGGGATGGGAGGACGCGGTGGGGGAGGCGGGCGGTTTTCCTGCCTCGTGTTCTCGATGTCTTCAACTTTCACGATCTCGTCGCTGGCCTGGATCGCCACGTTCTCACGCTGGATATCCGGGAAAAAAGCGAATGCGGCGGTCACCAGGAGGAGCGCGATGATAAGCGAGATCTCCATGTACCTCCGCGCTTTTCCTTTGACGTCCGCCTTTGGGGTTTTTTCGACTGCCATCGTGTAATCCTGCTCTTATCGTAAATGAATTGTTCGCAGTTTCAGGTAAAGCAATATACCTCCGCTCTGTAGTATTGTCAACTCACTTTCTACGCCGCAACGTGTACGTTCTGTTCCCGTTTCCCCTTGAATTTCCGGCACGAAACAAAATTTCCGGTGCGCATATATTGTGTTTTCCTGGCAATCGTCGTATATTTAGATTCTTGCCTGGATGGCGGAATAGGCAGACGCGCTACATTCAGGATGTAGTGTCCGAAAGGGCGTGCAGGTTCGACTCCTGTTCCAGGCACTTGAGAAAAATCCCGTCCCGCATTCGCGGGTCGGGATTTTTCGCTTTAGTCTCCGCCTGCTTGCCCCGCCGTAGTTCGGCGGGTCACTGATCATCATTGGATTAAAACGGGGGACAAGAAGCGGAACGAAGGCGGGCGCGGAGTCGCGTGAGCGCCGCTTCGCGCCGCGCGGGAGTTCTGCTTACGCAGAACGTTTCATCGCCATCACGCTCAAGCGTGGTGGCGATGCCAATGAACGCTCTGCGTTCATTGCATCCTGCCGGGAGCGGAAACGGGGAAACACTGGCAAATTCGGTAACTTTCACCTTTATCACGGGTTACTGTTAATGTGACTCGCCATGAAAAACTGGGTGCCGGACGTTGAGGAAGCTCTCTCTTTATATTGTAGTGCTGATGCTGTTCGTGGGGAGCGCGCAGGCGCAGTTGAATCTGAATTTCAAGCGCATTACGGTGAATTGGCCGACGATTGAGATGTACTTTAGCGTGGGGTGTCAGGGAGAACCGGCCTACAACATGTCGAAACAGGATTTCCGCATCCGGGAAAATGGTGAGGAGGTCAAGGACTTCACGCTCTGGTGTCCCGATCCAGCCATCCGCTGCGCTTCGTCCATCGTCATGGTGGCGGACGTCAGCGGGAGTATGCGAGGGGAGCCCATGATGCGCATGAAAGAGGCAATGCACTGGCTGATCGACGCGCATGATGGGTTGCTTGATGAAGCAGCACTGGTCTCAGCCGGAGAAACGACGGAGATCGTGCAGGGTATGACTGCGCTGAAACCGTTTCTCTACGATGCTATCGATGGATTGTTCGCGAGTGGATCATCGGCGGTGTTCAATGGGTGCTGGGCAGGGATGATGGAGCTTATCAATAACGGGGTGAATTCGTGCAGGGCGGTCATTCTGTTTTCTGACGGATTGGACAATGCATCTAATCACACCATGAACGAATTGATCGCCACTGCGAACAGGAATCGGATTCGCATCTTTACTATTGGTACCGGACGCACAATCAAGAACCTGGATCTCGAGGTCCTCGCACTGCTCACCGGGGGACGCTATTACGAGAATCCGAGGGAAGCGCAGATGATAGCCATCCTGAAGGAAATCAGCGTTATCATCTTCCAGGGTTTCCAGGAATGTGTCATCACGTACGAGAGGGACTGCGCTGATGGCACAATGCGTTCGGTCGATTTTCAATTGCGGGATTTCTGCGGAGGCAACGACGAAAAAAGCAAGAAATACCGTGCTCCGTTGGACAGTATCTCCTACTGGCGCCAGCATTTGCGCATACCTGAAATCGTTTCCGAACCTGTACCAACGGTCACACTCCCGCTTGAACTCACCGCAGTTCCGAAAGACTCCATCCTTTATCCGTTCACCCTTCAACTGACTGCTTCCGAACCCCGGCGGCCACTGTATGATGTGACGATACCCCAGGGCAGTCCGATCGAGAACGCTCAGATACGACTGTCCAAAACGGGTGACGGACTGCTTTTCTCCCTCGAAGAAGAAGTTGCGGTGCGGGATACGGGAAGACTCCTCGATATGCATTTCAGCACTGCGGGCATAGCCGATAGCAGCCACTTCCCGCTGCGTACGGAAGTGCATGATCACGCACGCTGCGTCGGCACAATAGTGGAAGAGGGCGGATATATGATCGTGCCCAGGCTTCTCCCCCGTATTGATGGCCCGGATACCGTGTACGGTTGTCACTCCTCCGCGGTCACGCTCTCGGCAAATACGGGTTTTTCCGAGTACCTGTGGTCGAACGGAGACAGGGGAAGGACGATCGAGGTGCATCAGAGCGGGGAGTACTGGGTGCAGGTCAAGGATGTCTTCGGCGATCCACTCCGGTCGTCAAGCGTAACCGTGGTCATTCGGCCGGAACGCAATGTGTGGATCGAACATGATGGACCCCTTGAGGTCTGCAATCCCGAAACCGTTACGCTCCGCGTGGGTGGGGATACCGAAGGGGCGCAGATTTACTGGAACGGCAATTCCTGGGCGCGTGCTCAATTCAATGTCGGTGCTACAGGAATGTACTGGGCCGAGGTCGTCGATGCCGAGGGATGCAGGCACTTGACGGATACCGTTATGGCGACGGTCAACACCCCGCCGCTGCATCTGAATGTGCAGAACGATACAATGATATGTGCAGGGGACCTGCTGGAACTGCGTGTGCTCGAAGATTATCCACGCTATGGATGGTCCACCGGCGACAGTACGCAATCGATCCTCGTCCTGGGGGAATACTATCGTCCCTACGAAGTCACCGCGTGGGACAGTGCCGGCTGCCGGAGCGTGAAGAAAAATATACGAGTGCTGCTTTATCCCGGGGAAACGCTCGAACTGTTTCCCTCGAATCTGGTCTATGTATGTGACAGCGCGTCGGCCCAAGTCGCGGCCTCGGGGAATTTCGTTTCCTGGGAATGGTCCAGCGGAGAAAGAACCCCATTCATCAATATCACTTCTCCGGGACAGTACATTCTGACAGCGACGGACACGAATGGTTGCTCGGTTATCGATACCGTGTTTGCGCGTCCCGCGGAGATGCTCCCGCCGCCGCGGATTGGAACGCCACAGGGCACAGTCATCTGTACGAACGGCTCATTGCCTCTTGACGGCGGTGCGGGCTATATCGCCTGGCGCTGGTCTACCGGCGACACCACACGCAGTATTCTCGTCAGCGATTCCGGTTCCTACTATGTGGATGTCACTGCCCACGGCGGATGCGTTTATCGCTCGCAACCGGTGTACATCTTCCGGCGCAGTTCTCCGAACGACGGAATACAGGTTCAGGGTGATACGCTACTCTGTCCGGGAGAAACCATAAAGCTCATCGCGCCGCCCGGACAGCAGTACTATTTCTGGACGACCGGAGAAACGACGTCCTCAATACTTGTGCGTGACGGTGGGCACTACGCAGTGACCTACGTTACACCCGAGGGCTGTGAGGATACTGCTCCCACGATATTTCTGTATGAGCCCGAGGCCCGTTTCCCGGTGATTTCTCGCGCGGGAGACCAACTGCGTACTCAATCCGGCGCAGTCAGCTACCAGTGGTACTGGGAGGATGGTTCACTCGCTGGTGAAACGGATTCTGTGCTTCAGGTCTCCCGAACCGGTCGTTATGCCGTCGTGATCGTGGACAGCTGCGGACGCAACCTGCGCAGCGAAGACTTCATCGTGAGCGTGTTGGAGGTCCCGACAGCCATCCCGTCTACCCCGCAGCTCGCGGTCTACCCCGATCCCGCGAGAAATATGCAGAATCTGCATATTTCCGGTTGCCAGGGACCGATGGAAGTCACGCTGCATGATTTACTCGGACGGCAGCGGCTTTCACGGCACGTCCCACACAACGGTACGATCACCCTCGACATCAGCGCTCTCCCTCGCGGCGTGTACATCCTGCGCCTCGCGCACGGGCAGGGGAGCATGACAAGGCGGGTTGTTTTGGAATAGGTATTGCCTCCTCGCGCCTTCGGCGCTCGGAGTCGTGCTTTCCTCCGCGATGCGGAGGAGGTATTTCCCCTCGCTTCGCGAGGTGAGGCTTTTCCACCGCTACGCGGTGGAGGTGTTGTCACAGTGTCATGGTGAAATGGTTGTCGTGGCTCAAGCCCGGACCAGCGAAGCTGGACCAAAAACTTCCCTTCGTCCCTTCGCGGCATCGTGGTTCAATTGTTACAGAGGAAATATGAAACACCTCACGACAGTTATCATTCTCTGCATTCTGCTCGCTAGCAGCGCGCAGGCGCAGCCGAATCTGAACTTCAAGCGGATCACCGTGAACTGGCCGACGATAGAAGTGTACTTCGCGGTCAGCTGTGACGGTGTGCCAGCGCATGATATGGTCAAACAGAACTTCGCCATCCTTGAGAATGGAAAAGAAATCGAAAATTTCACGTATTGGTGTCCGGATCCTTCCATTCGTTGCGCTGTTTCTGTGGCGCTGGTCGCAGATGTGAGCGGGAGTATGCGAGGGGAAGCGCTCGATGATGCGAAGCTGTTGATGAAATCGTTTGTTGATTTATTGGATGGACAGATCGATGAGGCGACACTCATTTCTGCCGGGAACGATATAAGAGTCGAACAGATTATGACGCCACTAAAACTACTGCTTCTCCCGGCCGTACAGCAGCTGGAGAGCGGTGGGCAATCGAACACCTTTGATGGGGTTATTCGTGGGATTGAGGAACTGATAAATTCCGGCGTTAATCAGTGCCGAGCGATTCTCGTGTTCACTGATGGACTGGACAATGCTTCAGAACATGGCATCGATGAAATTATCAGTCTGGCAAACCGTAACCGGTTGCGTGTGTTTACCATCAGTACCGGGTATACAATCCAGGATGTGGATCTTGAGAGACTGGCCCTGTTTACCGGTGGCAGGTACTACCGGAGACCGAACGCAGGGCAGATGGCCGCCATCTACCAGGAAATCAGCAGTATTATTTTTCAGGGATTTTATGAATGCGTCCTGACCTATGAGCGCGGCTGTGCAGATGGCAGCATGCGCACGGTGTCGGTGCAGTTGAAGGATTTCTGCAATGGTGCGGACGAGAAAAGTCAGACATACAGAGCGCCGCTCGATTCAACAACGTTCAGAGAACAGCATTTCCGTCTTGGAACAGTTGTCTCGGAGCCGACCGATATCGTCAGTGTTCCCTTCCTGCTGGATGAATCTCTCGGGAGCCGAACGTTGTTCCCATTTGATATTACAATTACAAACGGTCGCCCTGCTCGAGATATTCTCGACGTTACCATCCCGCCAGACAGTCCACTCAATGGTCTGTCGATGAGTCTGGACGAATATACCGACAGCATACGAATACAGCTATTCGACACGTTGAGTGTACAGTCCAATGATACTCTGTTTGCATTACGGTACGGTACACTGGGTGTATTTGACAGCACTTTCTTCCCACTGAGCGCGAATGTGCAAACCAACTATCCCTGCATCCTTACTGATGTACTCGACGGTGGGTATTACATCGTACCCAAACTGTTTCCGATTATCGAGCCGGAGGGCCCCGTGTCGGCCTGTCCTGGTGATGTGGTCATCCTGCGTGCGAATGAAGGTTTCTCTGAATACCGCTGGTCCAACGGGGCAAAGACGGAAAGCGTATCCATTGATGAGGGTGGAGTTTATTTCGTTGATGTCGTGAGCTTTCTCGGTGATACTCTGCGATCGAAAAGTGTCCTTGTGGATATGCCGCGCAAGCGCGTTGTTCGTATCGATACCGGCAGTGGATTGCAGATATGCAATGGTGAACAGCTTGAGCTGACAGTTGCAGGTGATACCGCTGGCTGCAGATATTTCTGGAACGGATCTTCAACGCCCTCGGAAACAATGGTCGCAAGTACGGAGGGAGAGTATTGGGCGGTGGCAGTGGATTTTTCGGGCTGCACACATCCTACGGATACAGTTCGGGTGAGCGTTGCCGCTCCCTCGGTCACGCTTAACGTCGGTGATGTAGCCTGGCTCTGTGAAGAGGATACACTTCGCCTTACCGTGACAGAGCAATATCCGCGTTACGCGTGGTCAACGGGAGATAGTACGCGGAGCATAACGATAACACCGGATGACTGGCAGTTGGTAACGGTGACGGCCTGGGACAGCGCAGGCTGCATGAGCTTTCCGCGGACGGTTGAATGCAGGTTGTTCGGATCCCAGTTGCCTGCAATTTTCACGCCGGATGGACGCGCACTCTGCAATGGGATTGGAATCCGACTCGAAGCAGCGGTCGGTATCACTGATGTTGCGTGGTCAACCGGTGAACGCACGAGGTCGATTGTGGTGTCAGCTGCTGGGGACTATTCTCTCGCGGCGATCGATTCCAATGGTTGTGAGGTTCGCGACAGCGTGCGAATCTTTGATGCGTCGACACTTCCGTTGCCGGAGATTTATGCACCCACGGGACTTACACTTTGTGACAGCTGGCCTATCCGTCTCTACACTGAGGATAGCTATTACGGCTGGAAATGGTCTACCGGTGACACGACACGTGCTGTGGCTATTTCCGATACCGGGTGGTATTACGTTGATGTGATGCTTGCAAGCGGATGCATGCTCCGGTCGAATCCTGTCCATGTCGATAGAGAGTTCAATCCTCCGCCGATAATTGAAATTGACGGTGGGACAGCCATGTGCCCGGGTGACACCATTCGTCTCACCGCTCCTGCCGGCCAGGTTCTGTATTTCTGGAACACAAAGGATACCACCAGAAATATTCTCGTGACACAGCCAGGGATCTACGCGGTGACTTATCTGAGTCCGGGAGGTTGTGAAAATTCAACGGACGCGGTGCGTATTCGTTACCACGGAGAAGAACGTCCTCGGCTTGCTCGCAGCGGCGACTCCCTGTTCACAACATCTGATGCTATGTCAATTCAGTGGGTATGGGATGGAGTGCGAATTCCAGGGGAAACTGACTCGGTGCACCATGTTACACGCACAGGCAGGTACTGGGTGGAAGTCGTCGACAGTTGTGGACGCACGCAGCGCAGCGACACGCTGCTGGTCAGCACGCTCGACATGCGTTCACCAATTGCGAACACCCCGCAGCTTAGTGTCTACCCCGATCCCGCGCGAAATATGCAGAATCTGCATATTTCCGGCTGCCAGGGATCGATGACGGTCACGCTGCATGATTTACTCGGACGGCAGCGGCTTTCGCGGCATGTTCCGCACAACGGCACGCTCACCCTTGACGTCAGCGCTCTCCCTCGCGGCGTGTATATCCTGCGTCTCACGCATGCGCAGGGGAGCCTACAGCGGCGAGTGGTTTTGGAGTAGGTATTGCCTCCTCGCGCCTTCGGCGCTCGGAGTCGTTGTTTCCTCCGCGATGCGGAGTAGCTATTTCCATCCGCTGTGCGGATGGAGTTTTTGGCCCAGCTTCGCTGGTCCGGTCTTTTTCCAGGATAATAACATCACCGTGAAACGGTAAAGATACCTCCACCGCACAGCGGTGGAAACACCTCACCTCGCGAAGCGAGGGGAAACACCTCCCTCCGCGGAGCGGAGGGAAACAACTCCGCGGAGCGGAAAAAACAATTATCTTCCCTGTATGAACTTCCTCCCCCCTGAATTCTATCGTCGTCCGGTGCTTACGGTTGCGCGAGAGCTGCTGGGAAAAATCTTCGTACGAAAATTGGACGGGCAGCTGCTGAGTGGACGCATCGTGGAGGTGGAGGCATACCATCAGGATGGGGATGAATCTGCGCACAGCTATGGGGGAGAGAAGGGACGCAACCGGGTGATGTTCAGGGATGGGGGATTGCTGTATGTTTACTTTACGTATGGCATGCATTTCTGCATGAATGTGGTCGTCGAAGGGGAGGGGACGGGAGCGGCCGTGCTGCTGCGCGCGATCGAACCGATGGACGGGATTGAGGTGATGAGAGAAAACAGGGGTGGGGATAAAAAGGATGTCGACTTGAGCAATGGACCGGCCAAACTCTGCCAGGCGCTCGGCATCGCCAGGGAAGAGAATGGGTTGCCGCTCGATGGAGGGGTCGTCGGAATTCTCGATGTGGAAGCGGTATCATCCTCGAAAATTGCCGTTTCCACCCGTATCGGCATTTCCCGCAGCAAAGAACTGCCCTGGCGCTTCTTCCTGGAGAATAATCCTTTCGTCTCACGCGGACGTCCGTCCGGCACCAGGGACTGAATCCCTTCCCAAATGCTTAATTTTTTTTGACCTGAAAAAAAGATTCCGGGTCTTGGTATCTGTTTATTTTTTTCACATTTTGATTCACGAGAACTGCCACTTTTCACTGCAGAAACCCGTCAGACCCGATTTGTGCATGACCATTTCTCAGCATCCGCAGACATCCTTCCATAGATCTTCCCTCGTCTTTTCCTCTCTCAGAAACAATACAAGGAAGGTATCATGAGCACTGGTGCCTATGCGTTCCTTTTCTTCGGGGATACCGAACAACTTCTCCCCGCAATCGATGCGGTGCGCGGAATGCCACAGACTCAGTCCTGGCATGCCGTGGACGGACATTATCACCTGGCCGTTGCGCTGTCCGATAATACGGTGCGCGACCAGCTCGCAGATCTGCCCGGTGTACAGAACATGCTGTACTGCGAGGTAGACAACGAAATTCGCGGCGGCTTCACTGTCGAAGCTGAACCCACGTATGCATGGCTGACGATGGAAGTCGACAGTGAGAAAGCGGCCGAGGTGCAGGAAGCGCTCAAGGCGCTGCCTGAGAATTCCTTTCCCGCTCTCGCCTTCGGCGACTGTGGTGCCGTGGCTGCGATCAAAGGCGCGACCTTCGAGGTCGTAGACAAAATGGTGGAGAGCGCCGTGCGTCCCCTCGACGGCATGCTCCGCGTGAAACGTGACTGGATCATCGACCTCACCCAATTATAGAGGCAGACAGATGGTAGAACAACACACTGAAGAATTCAAACAATTCAATGTCGACCTCTGGAAGTACGACGGACATGAGGGTGCGCTCATTCCGCTGCTGCAGTCGGCACAGGACACCTACGGGTACGTCCCGGAAAAGGCTATTCATTATATAAGCCATGTCACCGGCATCCCTGCCGCTGAGATTTACGGGGTGGTAACGTTTTATGCGCAGTTCCGCACCAAACCGCTGGGCAAGAATATCATTCGCGTCTGCAATGGCACAGCCTGCCATGTCAACGGCGTGAAGATGCTCTATAACACGATCCAGGAAGAGCTGGGCGTCAACTATGACGAGACGACCGACGACGGCGAATTCTCGCTGCTGTCAGTGGCCTGCATCGGTTGCTGCTCACTCGCTCCGGTGATCACAATTAATGGTGAGGTGTTCGGTCGCCTCACAGCAGCGAAGCTGCGTAAAATCCTTCGCGATGCCCAGCGTCGCGCCAAAGCAAGCGAACAGTAAAGGCGGCGAGGCATACATGAAAACAGTATTAGTAGGACTCGGAACCTGTGGTATTTCCGCAGGCGGAGAAAAAGTTTACCGGGCGCTGCAGGAAGAACTCAAAGAGCATCCCGGCGCATTTGAACTCAAGGAAACCGGCTGTATAGGCATGTGCTACCGTGAGCCACTGGTAGAAATCCAGGACGGCAATGGCGGCAGCCACCTCTACGCCGAAGTATCACCCGATCGCGTGGGCCGCATTGTTGAAGAGGATATCGTCGGCGATACCGTCATCGACGACTGGCTCGCCACGGGCGAGGACAGGGAAAAGGGCTTCTTCGAAAATCAGGTACGCATCGTGCTGCGCAACTCGGGTATCATCGATCCGGGCAGTATCGAAGAGTATATCGAGCGCGACGGCTACAAGGCCGTAACCAAGGCGCTGAAGGAAATGACACCGGAAACGGTGATCGACGAAGTGCTGGCCTCCGGACTCCGCGGACGCGGAGGCGGCGGTTTCCCGACGGGCAAGAAATGGCAGTTTACCCGCGGTGCCGAAGGCACGAAAAAATACATTATCTGTAATGCTGACGAGGGCGATCCGGGCGCGTTCATGGATCGTTCGATTCTTGAAAGCGATCCGCACTCCGTGCTCGAAGGTATGATGATCGCAGGATACGCGATCGGCGCCGACGAAGCGTATATCTACTGTCGCGCGGAATATCCGAAAGCAATCGCACGCCTGCGTCTGGCGATTTCCCAGGCCATGAAGCGCGGACTGCTCGGAGAGAACATCCTCGACACCGGCTTCAATTTCAAGATCAAGATCAAGGAAGGTGCCGGTGCGTTCGTCTGTGGTGAGGAAACCGCACTGATCGCGTCCATCGAAGGACGCCGCGGCATGCCGCGCTTCCGTCCTCCTTTCCCGGCTGTCTCCGGTCTCTGGGGAAAACCAACGAACATCAACAATGTTGAAACCTTCGCCAATGTACCCTGGATCATCGCCAACGGCGGCAGCGCCTTTGCCGGGTATGGAACCGAGAACAGCAAGGGCACCAAGGTGTTCGCCATGGCAGGAAAGGTGCGGCGTACGGGACTGATCGAAGTGCCGATGGGACTGACCATCAAGTCGATCATTTTTGACGTCTGCGGCGGTATCCATGACGACAAGGAGTTCAAGGCCGTGCAGATGGGTGGTCCATCCGGCGGCTGTATCCCGGCTTCGATGTGCGATATCGCAGTCGATTACCAGGAAGTAAACAAAACCGGCGCCATCATGGGGTCGGGCGGTCTCATCGTGATGGACGAAACGACCTGCATGGTCGACGTCGCGAAATTCTTCCTCACTTTCACGCAGGCGGAATCCTGCGGCAAGTGTACGTTCTGCCGCATCGGAACCAAGCGCATGCTCGAAATTCTTGAGCGCATCACCGAGGGCGAAGGAACGATGGAAGACCTCGATAACCTCGAGGAACTGAGCGAACAGATCCGTTCGGCGTCGCTGTGCGGACTCGGACAGACGGCTCCCAACCCCGTCATCACGACGCTCAAATACTTCCGCGAAGAGTACGAAGCGCATATTAAAGACAAGAAGTGCCCCGCACACGAATGCGCCTCGCTGCTCACGTATGATATCAATGAAAACTGTAACGGCTGCACGGCCTGTCTACGGGCCTGTCCCACGGCCGCGATAACAGGCGAGCGCAAAGAGATGCATTACCTGAACCAGGATCTGTGCATCAAGTGCGGAAAATGTTTCACAGTGTGTCGCTTTGACGCGGTAACGAAGGATTGAGGTGCACCATGGTAACACTTACGATAAACGGAAAGCAAGTAACCGCATCCCCCGACAAGACCATCCTCCAGGTATGTGAAGATCAGGGTATCGACACGATTCCCACGCTCTGTTACGACGAGAAGCTGCCGCCGTTTGGCTCCTGCTTCCTCTGCGTAGTGGAGATGGAAGGACAGAATAAACTCTTCCCGTCGTGCTCGACCAAGGTCGGCGAAGGCATGGTCATTAATACACAGTCCGAGAAAGTCCGCCGCGCGCGCAAGACCTGTCTCGAACTGATCGTTTCAAATCACTACGCCGACTGCTTCGGCCCCTGCCGCCTCAACTGTCCGGCAGATGTCGACATCCAGGGCTACATGTCGCTCATCAGCCTTGGCAAATTCAAGGAAGCCGTCGCGCTGATCAAGGAAAAGAACCCGTTGCCTTCGGTCTGCGGACGCGTCTGTACTCGCAAATGCGAGGTCAACTGCCGTCGTACGCTGGTCGATTCTCCGGTGGGCATCGATTTCCTGAAACGCTATGTGGCCGATCAGGATATGATCGGTGACATGTGGAAGCCGGAAGTCAAGGACGACAACGGCGTGCGTGTCGCGATTATCGGTGGTGGTCCCGCCGGACTCACCGCGGCGTACTATCTCGCCATTGAAGGGTATCGTCCGGTCGTGTACGAGGCCCTCCCGCATCTCGGCGGTATGCTCCGCTACGGTATCCCCGAGTACCGCCTCCCGAAGGAAGTGCTCGACAAGGAAATCAGCTGGATTACCGATCTCGGTGTGGAAGTACATACCGGCCGCATGCTGGGTAAGGACTTCTCGATGGACGATCTCTTTGACCAGGGATTCCGCTCGGTTTTTGTCGCACTCGGCGCACAGATCGGCAAGCCCATGCGCGTGGAAAACGAGGAAGCCGAGGGCGTGC is part of the bacterium genome and encodes:
- the nuoF gene encoding NADH-quinone oxidoreductase subunit NuoF, giving the protein MKTVLVGLGTCGISAGGEKVYRALQEELKEHPGAFELKETGCIGMCYREPLVEIQDGNGGSHLYAEVSPDRVGRIVEEDIVGDTVIDDWLATGEDREKGFFENQVRIVLRNSGIIDPGSIEEYIERDGYKAVTKALKEMTPETVIDEVLASGLRGRGGGGFPTGKKWQFTRGAEGTKKYIICNADEGDPGAFMDRSILESDPHSVLEGMMIAGYAIGADEAYIYCRAEYPKAIARLRLAISQAMKRGLLGENILDTGFNFKIKIKEGAGAFVCGEETALIASIEGRRGMPRFRPPFPAVSGLWGKPTNINNVETFANVPWIIANGGSAFAGYGTENSKGTKVFAMAGKVRRTGLIEVPMGLTIKSIIFDVCGGIHDDKEFKAVQMGGPSGGCIPASMCDIAVDYQEVNKTGAIMGSGGLIVMDETTCMVDVAKFFLTFTQAESCGKCTFCRIGTKRMLEILERITEGEGTMEDLDNLEELSEQIRSASLCGLGQTAPNPVITTLKYFREEYEAHIKDKKCPAHECASLLTYDINENCNGCTACLRACPTAAITGERKEMHYLNQDLCIKCGKCFTVCRFDAVTKD